The Hymenobacter sp. DG01 genome has a segment encoding these proteins:
- a CDS encoding fructose-6-phosphate aldolase, whose amino-acid sequence MYIIKVKGKAKIPDYIQLRDEHFVLIAYFRADRPLKDLHRYGLEGKEEGLAAVITGLEFGKLQKLDL is encoded by the coding sequence ATGTACATCATCAAAGTAAAAGGCAAGGCCAAGATTCCGGATTACATTCAGCTGCGCGATGAGCACTTCGTGCTGATTGCCTACTTCCGCGCCGACCGCCCTCTGAAGGATTTGCACCGCTACGGGCTGGAGGGCAAGGAAGAGGGGCTGGCCGCTGTAATTACGGGCCTTGAGTTCGGGAAACTCCAAAAGCTGGACCTCTAG